A stretch of Natator depressus isolate rNatDep1 chromosome 2, rNatDep2.hap1, whole genome shotgun sequence DNA encodes these proteins:
- the LOC141981835 gene encoding cyclin-dependent kinase 5 activator 1-like encodes MGTVLSVSPGSRKASLYEEGSSGSPARYPAVPSARGSGQKGDKPLKRHSMFIPALTWKRLVASTKRKGSRGGGKGPAHNHNHPPPHAKDVALLNHENVKKSLSCANLASYEGGGAPLAPLSAKRISTSSVSSLKPGACLGGGSSASPRRVVVQASTSELLKCLGEFLCRRCYRLKHLSPTEPILWLRSVDRSLLLQGWQDQAFITPVNVVFVYLLCREVIDGDSVSSEHGLQAALLTCLYLSYSYMGNEISYPLKPFLVEVAKDAFWDRCLRIIDALSGKMLRINADPHYFTQVFADLKNEGSAREDFARVLDR; translated from the coding sequence ATGGGCACCGTGCTGTCCGTCTCGCCGGGCTCCCGGAAGGCCAGCCTGTACGAAGAGGGCTCCTCCGGCTCGCCGGCGCGCTACCCGGCCGTGCCGAGCGCCAGGGGCAGCGGGCAGAAGGGGGACAAGCCCCTCAAGCGCCACTCCATGTTCATCCCGGCCTTGACCTGGAAGCGGCTGGTGGCCTCCACCAAGAGGAAAGGctcccggggcggggggaaggggcccGCCCACAATCacaaccaccccccgccccacgccAAGGACGTGGCCCTCCTCAACCACGAGAACGTCAAGAAGTCGCTGTCCTGTGCCAACCTCGCCAGCTACGAGGGGGGCGGGGCGCCCCTGGCGCCGCTCAGCGCCAAGCGCATCTCCACCAGCTCCGTCTCCTCCCTCAAGCCGGGCGCCTGCCTGGGCGGGGGCAGCTCGGCCTCCCCGCGGCGCGTGGTCGTCCAGGCCTCCACCAGCGAGCTGCTCAAGTGCCTGGGCGAATTCCTCTGCCGCCGGTGCTACCGCCTCAAACACCTGTCGCCCACGGAGCCCATCCTGTGGCTGCGCAGCGTGGACCGCtcgctgctgctgcagggctggcaggacCAGGCCTTCATCACCCCGGTCAACGTGGTCTTCGTCTACCTGCTGTGCCGGGAGGTGATCGACGGGGACTCGGTCTCCAGCGAGCACGGCCTGCAGGCGGCGCTGCTCACCTGCCTCTATCTGTCCTACTCCTACATGGGCAATGAGATCTCCTACCCGCTCAAGCCCTTCCTGGTGGAGGTGGCGAAGGACGCCTTCTGGGACCGGTGCCTGCGCATCATCGACGCCCTGAGCGGCAAGATGCTCCGGATCAACGCCGACCCCCACTACTTCACCCAGGTCTTCGCCGACCTCAAAAACGAAGGCAGCGCCCGCGAGGACTTCGCTCGCGTCCTGGACCGGTGA